From the Lusitaniella coriacea LEGE 07157 genome, one window contains:
- a CDS encoding creatininase family protein: MIHEFIPPQRFFPYLTWTDIEALNDKENTVIIQPVGSIEQHGAHLPIVVDSAIGIGVLGKALEELDTSIPAYALPNLYYGKSNEHWHFPGTITLSAQTLLSVLMETADSLYRAGFRKLIFMNSHGGQPQVIEIAARDIHQKYGDFLVFPWFTWRVPNAVAELFDEKELEEGIHAGGIETSLMLSLLPEQVRMDKAVCEFPPELPPNSLLSMEGKLPFAWLTNELTTSGVLGDATIATREKGDRLLESLAEGWRRAIAEVHQFRQPNI; this comes from the coding sequence ATGATCCACGAATTTATTCCTCCCCAACGCTTCTTTCCCTATCTCACTTGGACGGACATTGAAGCTCTGAATGATAAGGAAAATACGGTCATTATTCAACCTGTAGGTTCGATTGAACAACACGGCGCGCACTTACCGATTGTTGTCGATTCTGCAATTGGCATAGGTGTTTTAGGGAAAGCATTGGAAGAACTCGATACGAGTATTCCCGCTTACGCACTTCCCAATCTTTATTATGGGAAATCCAACGAACATTGGCACTTTCCCGGAACGATTACTTTATCCGCTCAAACGCTACTTTCTGTCTTGATGGAAACGGCGGATAGTTTATATCGTGCGGGGTTTCGCAAGCTGATTTTCATGAATTCTCATGGGGGACAACCGCAAGTAATAGAGATTGCTGCACGGGATATTCATCAAAAGTATGGGGATTTTTTAGTGTTTCCTTGGTTTACGTGGCGCGTTCCCAATGCAGTAGCAGAATTGTTTGATGAAAAAGAATTAGAAGAAGGCATTCATGCGGGGGGAATTGAAACGAGTTTGATGCTTTCTCTGCTTCCAGAACAGGTGAGAATGGATAAGGCTGTATGCGAATTTCCCCCAGAGTTACCGCCAAATAGTTTATTGAGTATGGAAGGAAAATTACCTTTTGCTTGGCTAACTAATGAATTAACAACAAGTGGTGTGTTGGGAGATGCAACAATCGCGACGAGGGAAAAAGGCGATCGCCTGCTAGAATCCCTAGCAGAGGGTTGGAGGCGCGCGATCGCGGAAGTTCATCAATTCCGTCAACCCAACATCTAA
- a CDS encoding Vat family streptogramin A O-acetyltransferase yields MSKEDRTFGPNPQTTYPLKGYDRLCFLKNIIRNPNIIIGDYTYYDDFENPENFEKNVLYHFEFIGDKLIIGKFCTIASDVKFIMNGGNHQIDSFSSYPFSIFGCGWEKASPDAWPYKGDTIIGNDVWLGYDATILPGIKIGDGAVIGAKSVVAKDVPPYTIVGGNPAQILRKRFDDEIIQLLLELKWWDWEIEKITENLEVLCSNNLSKLKVLK; encoded by the coding sequence ATGTCAAAGGAAGATCGAACTTTCGGTCCCAATCCCCAAACAACCTATCCTTTAAAAGGATACGATCGCCTGTGCTTTCTCAAAAACATTATTCGCAATCCCAATATCATTATTGGCGACTATACCTACTATGATGACTTTGAGAATCCCGAAAACTTTGAAAAGAATGTTCTTTATCATTTTGAGTTCATCGGCGACAAACTCATTATTGGTAAATTTTGTACTATTGCCAGCGATGTGAAATTCATCATGAATGGTGGGAATCACCAAATTGATAGTTTTAGCAGTTATCCTTTTTCTATTTTTGGTTGCGGCTGGGAAAAAGCAAGTCCTGATGCTTGGCCTTATAAAGGAGATACAATAATTGGAAATGATGTTTGGCTGGGTTATGATGCGACAATTCTTCCGGGTATAAAGATTGGAGATGGTGCAGTGATTGGCGCAAAATCCGTTGTAGCTAAAGATGTCCCTCCTTATACAATTGTTGGGGGAAATCCAGCTCAAATCCTTCGGAAGCGATTTGATGATGAAATTATTCAACTTCTCCTTGAATTGAAATGGTGGGATTGGGAAATTGAAAAAATCACAGAAAACTTAGAAGTTCTTTGTAGCAATAATCTTTCTAAACTCAAAGTATTAAAGTGA
- a CDS encoding Uma2 family endonuclease gives MVSTTSKCFQIPPLENGDRLTRYEFERRYNAMPHLKKAELIEGIVHMAAALRFRSHGQPHANIMGWLFVYAATTAGVSLGDNPTVRLDADNEPQPDAVLLIEENVGGQTRISEDDYIEGAPELVVEIAASSAAIDLHAKKRAYRRNGIQEYIVWQVLDERLSWFYLDKGEYLDLSVDEDGILRSRVFPGLWLAMSELLGGNMQAVLAALQQGLSSAEHETFVQNLAKERDERGE, from the coding sequence ATGGTTTCCACTACCTCCAAATGCTTCCAAATTCCTCCCCTGGAAAACGGCGATCGCCTGACGCGCTATGAATTTGAACGGCGCTATAACGCTATGCCTCATCTCAAAAAAGCCGAACTCATTGAAGGAATCGTACATATGGCTGCTGCTTTGCGTTTTCGGAGTCACGGTCAACCTCATGCCAACATCATGGGTTGGTTATTTGTTTATGCCGCCACTACTGCTGGTGTATCTCTGGGTGATAATCCCACTGTTCGTCTCGATGCGGATAACGAACCGCAACCCGATGCAGTATTACTGATTGAGGAAAATGTAGGGGGACAAACGCGAATTAGCGAGGATGACTATATCGAAGGCGCACCGGAGTTGGTGGTGGAAATTGCCGCAAGTAGTGCCGCGATCGATCTCCATGCCAAAAAACGAGCCTATCGACGCAATGGGATTCAAGAATATATTGTTTGGCAGGTATTGGACGAGCGATTGAGTTGGTTCTATTTGGACAAAGGGGAATATCTGGATTTATCCGTGGATGAGGACGGGATTCTACGCAGTCGGGTGTTTCCAGGGTTGTGGTTAGCGATGAGTGAGTTGCTTGGGGGAAATATGCAGGCGGTGTTAGCAGCGTTGCAACAAGGTTTGAGTTCGGCGGAACACGAGACTTTTGTGCAAAATTTGGCAAAGGAAAGAGATGAACGGGGAGAATAG
- a CDS encoding class II aldolase/adducin family protein, whose translation MYKLKFPQPPTFKTIEAERRHRKERLAAAFRVFARYGFDEGVAGHITARDPEQTDYFWVNPFGMYFGHIKVSDLLLINDRGEVVEGNKSVNAAAFAIHSQVHKARPDVVAAAHAHSLHGKAWSCLGRLLDPLTQDACAFYEDHALFDDYTGVVLDEGEGQRIAKTLGEKKAAILRNHGLLTVGHSVDEAAWWFITMERSCQAQLLAEAAGRPREIAPEVARSVRDRVGSPQGGWLSFQSLYEKIAREEPELFD comes from the coding sequence ATGTATAAGCTGAAATTTCCCCAACCTCCCACTTTCAAAACCATTGAAGCAGAACGCCGACACCGCAAAGAACGCCTAGCGGCTGCTTTTCGTGTTTTTGCTCGTTATGGCTTTGATGAAGGCGTTGCCGGACATATTACCGCTCGCGATCCCGAACAGACGGATTATTTTTGGGTTAACCCTTTTGGGATGTATTTCGGTCATATTAAAGTATCAGACCTGCTACTCATCAACGATCGCGGAGAAGTTGTCGAAGGCAATAAATCCGTTAATGCTGCTGCATTTGCCATCCATTCCCAAGTTCACAAAGCGCGTCCCGATGTGGTCGCAGCCGCTCATGCTCACTCCCTGCACGGAAAAGCTTGGTCTTGTTTGGGACGACTCCTCGACCCCCTAACCCAGGATGCTTGCGCGTTTTATGAAGATCATGCCTTGTTTGACGACTATACCGGGGTTGTTTTGGATGAAGGGGAAGGACAAAGAATCGCCAAAACCCTAGGAGAGAAAAAAGCGGCAATTTTACGCAATCACGGATTGCTCACCGTGGGACATTCAGTCGATGAGGCGGCGTGGTGGTTCATTACGATGGAACGATCTTGTCAAGCGCAATTGCTTGCAGAAGCAGCAGGAAGACCTCGCGAGATTGCGCCGGAAGTCGCGCGATCGGTACGCGATCGCGTCGGTTCCCCCCAAGGAGGTTGGTTAAGTTTTCAATCCCTGTATGAAAAAATCGCGCGCGAAGAACCAGAATTATTCGACTGA
- a CDS encoding pentapeptide repeat-containing protein translates to MSDNVVRDLYTILFSKEEESFRNTLKRTCYILINNWSSSRKYECIQQLIETISEAPGQESTFSRMLGLLRTWLANFVNSADYQELQVLTENYTPSGKKSWHHRYSSFLLVPQYLNLNNPREQRELTRNLANKLKQKFRFELVMYSIHETNDCKRKYKNPTTLGNDAIAIIKKIVSKNIDFSYKNYARIFLKETENISYHRFKESLYRYLTFGIQNTLILNILQRDLLRKFEGMYKSRDRDCLDFDLLLRTCRQTIEFFTTEDSKSPSQLFIALAAQDNPLTIAIILLKIILICKYVRAHLDICIAKLILYYENFSEQECQWFINFLEVFNIVFAIYTENIQYDLVKVEDCTQGNVPVDMKDYRIFPQLKSANLRSVDLSSIDLRGQDLSSADLREANLSSSDLSQAKLSLAKLNFANLNGVLLKKAELFAATLQNALLKGASLNEANLRRAELQKANLTGANLSDAILTLAKLEGANLSFARLNRTDLARVILNNADLSHADLSHADLSHADLSHANLSNANLSHANLSNANLSHANLSNANLSHGNLNSTLLNKANCQNAILRHAILDESEISHADLSHADLSYASVVNTNMSHSNFSNGFLRHVRLHKTNLSYAKLNGTNLFKAKFNYGACVKNAQFMDNAGLSERQRGILEKQEVILE, encoded by the coding sequence TTGAGTGACAACGTTGTTCGGGATTTATATACCATTCTTTTTAGTAAGGAAGAAGAATCCTTCCGCAATACTTTAAAGCGAACCTGCTATATCTTAATCAATAACTGGAGTTCTAGCCGAAAGTATGAATGTATTCAGCAACTGATTGAGACGATTAGCGAGGCTCCCGGACAAGAATCAACTTTCTCGCGAATGCTGGGACTGCTCAGAACTTGGCTGGCAAACTTTGTCAATAGCGCCGATTATCAAGAGTTGCAAGTCCTCACAGAAAACTATACGCCTTCGGGTAAAAAATCTTGGCATCATCGCTATTCTTCCTTCTTACTCGTTCCCCAATATCTCAATTTAAATAATCCCAGAGAGCAACGGGAACTGACTCGAAACTTAGCCAACAAGCTCAAACAAAAGTTTCGGTTTGAGTTGGTTATGTACTCAATTCATGAAACAAATGATTGTAAGAGGAAGTACAAAAATCCCACAACTTTAGGGAATGATGCGATTGCCATCATCAAAAAAATTGTATCCAAAAATATTGACTTTAGCTATAAGAATTATGCTCGCATTTTCTTGAAAGAAACTGAAAACATTTCTTACCATCGATTCAAGGAGAGTTTGTATCGATACTTGACCTTTGGGATTCAAAATACGTTGATTTTAAATATTCTCCAAAGGGACTTATTGCGAAAGTTTGAGGGAATGTATAAATCGCGCGATCGCGATTGTCTTGATTTCGATCTATTACTGAGGACTTGTCGGCAAACTATAGAGTTTTTCACCACAGAGGATTCAAAATCTCCCTCACAGCTTTTTATTGCCTTAGCCGCTCAAGACAACCCCCTGACAATCGCAATTATCCTGCTAAAAATCATTCTAATCTGTAAATATGTACGCGCGCACCTCGATATTTGTATTGCCAAATTGATTCTCTACTACGAAAATTTCTCTGAACAAGAATGTCAGTGGTTCATTAATTTTTTAGAAGTCTTTAATATTGTTTTTGCAATTTACACCGAAAACATTCAATACGATTTAGTCAAGGTCGAAGATTGTACTCAAGGAAATGTACCTGTTGACATGAAAGATTACCGAATTTTTCCGCAACTCAAAAGTGCAAACTTACGCAGTGTCGATTTGAGCAGTATCGATTTACGCGGTCAGGATCTCAGTTCTGCGGACTTACGGGAAGCTAATTTAAGCAGTAGCGATTTGAGCCAAGCAAAATTGAGTCTGGCTAAACTTAATTTCGCGAATCTAAATGGCGTTTTACTCAAGAAAGCGGAACTTTTTGCCGCAACGCTGCAAAACGCATTACTCAAAGGAGCAAGTTTAAATGAAGCAAATCTCCGCCGTGCAGAACTGCAAAAAGCAAACCTCACGGGTGCGAATTTGAGCGATGCAATCCTGACGCTGGCCAAATTAGAGGGTGCAAATTTGAGTTTTGCTCGATTAAATCGAACGGATTTAGCTCGTGTAATCTTGAATAATGCAGATTTAAGTCATGCAGATTTAAGTCATGCGGATTTAAGTCATGCAGATTTAAGTCATGCCAATCTAAGTAATGCGAATTTGAGTCATGCCAATCTGAGTAATGCGAATTTGAGTCATGCCAATCTGAGTAATGCGAATTTGAGTCACGGAAACCTCAATTCAACCCTTTTGAACAAAGCAAATTGTCAAAATGCGATTCTTCGTCATGCAATTCTTGACGAATCGGAAATCAGTCATGCAGATTTGAGCCATGCAGATTTGAGCTATGCTAGCGTTGTCAATACAAATATGAGTCATAGCAACTTCAGTAATGGATTTTTGCGACACGTTCGACTCCACAAAACGAATCTCAGTTACGCAAAACTGAACGGCACAAATTTATTTAAGGCTAAGTTTAATTATGGTGCTTGCGTGAAAAATGCTCAGTTTATGGATAATGCAGGATTATCGGAAAGACAAAGGGGAATTTTGGAAAAGCAGGAGGTGATTTTAGAATAA
- a CDS encoding glutaredoxin family protein has product MHLILYSKPGCHLCEGLQEKLEQVRNPPLELEIRDITTNDDWFAAYQYEVPVLAGVQGEQEKIIPRPSPRASVPQLERMLQKYSGTLS; this is encoded by the coding sequence ATGCACCTCATTCTCTATAGCAAACCCGGTTGTCATCTGTGCGAAGGACTGCAAGAAAAACTCGAACAGGTTCGCAATCCCCCCCTCGAACTCGAAATTCGCGACATCACCACAAACGACGATTGGTTCGCGGCATATCAGTACGAAGTCCCCGTTCTCGCAGGAGTCCAAGGAGAACAAGAAAAGATAATTCCTCGCCCTTCTCCTCGTGCCTCTGTGCCACAATTGGAGCGTATGTTACAGAAATATTCAGGAACGTTGTCTTAA
- a CDS encoding SulP family inorganic anion transporter, giving the protein MKKNFTQRAWFSNIPNDLLAGAVVALALIPEAIAFSIIAGVDPKVGLYASFCIAIITSFMGGRPGMISAATGAMALLMTPLVREHGINYLFATTILTGILQIVWGWVKLGNQMRFVPRAVMIGFVNALAILIFNAQLPQLEEVPVTVYVMVAAGLGIIYGLPRLTKVIPSPLVAIVVLTAIAIRTGLNIPTVGDMGTLPTTLPSFNAPIVPLNFETIEIVLPYALALSLVGLLESFLTANVIDDLTDTPSNKNQEALGQGIANIATGFFGGMAGCAMIGQSVINIRSGGRTRLSTLSAGILLLLCILLLGDWVAQIPMAALVAVMIMVSISTFSWNSIRNVRNVPKSETAVTLTTIAITLLTHNLAIGVIVGVALSAIFFSRKIAALVFVDSAIVKKETERLYTVNGQIFFVSVESFLGSFDFREHLERVTIDLTHAHLWDHSAVDAVDKVVLRFRKRGVEVDLIGLNEASATLLDRLAIHDKPDAFEQISNH; this is encoded by the coding sequence ATGAAGAAAAATTTTACCCAGCGAGCTTGGTTTTCCAACATTCCCAATGATTTACTTGCGGGTGCAGTGGTTGCATTAGCATTGATCCCAGAAGCAATTGCCTTTTCCATTATCGCGGGTGTTGACCCCAAAGTTGGACTCTACGCCTCCTTTTGTATTGCTATTATTACCTCATTTATGGGCGGTCGTCCCGGCATGATTTCCGCCGCAACCGGTGCAATGGCGCTGTTAATGACCCCCTTGGTTCGAGAACACGGAATTAATTACCTCTTTGCCACCACAATCCTCACCGGAATTCTACAAATCGTTTGGGGTTGGGTGAAATTAGGCAACCAAATGCGGTTTGTGCCTCGTGCCGTGATGATTGGTTTTGTTAATGCTCTCGCCATTTTGATTTTTAACGCACAACTTCCCCAATTAGAAGAGGTTCCTGTCACGGTTTATGTCATGGTTGCGGCAGGATTGGGGATTATTTACGGTTTGCCGCGACTCACAAAAGTCATACCGTCTCCCTTAGTCGCAATTGTCGTTCTAACCGCGATCGCGATTAGAACTGGATTAAATATTCCAACCGTTGGAGATATGGGAACCCTCCCCACAACCCTTCCCTCCTTTAACGCACCCATTGTTCCCCTCAACTTCGAGACAATTGAAATCGTTCTCCCCTATGCTTTAGCGCTCTCCCTCGTCGGGTTGCTCGAATCCTTCCTCACAGCCAACGTCATTGATGACCTAACCGACACCCCCAGCAACAAAAACCAAGAAGCACTCGGACAAGGCATTGCCAACATTGCTACAGGATTCTTTGGGGGAATGGCAGGATGTGCAATGATCGGTCAATCGGTTATCAATATTCGTTCCGGAGGACGCACGCGACTGTCCACCTTAAGTGCAGGAATTTTGCTCTTACTCTGCATACTTCTCTTAGGAGATTGGGTCGCACAGATTCCAATGGCTGCTCTCGTTGCAGTGATGATTATGGTTTCGATTAGTACCTTTAGCTGGAATTCGATTCGCAACGTTCGCAACGTTCCCAAGAGCGAAACCGCCGTCACCCTAACCACCATTGCCATTACACTCCTGACCCATAACCTCGCCATTGGCGTAATTGTTGGCGTTGCACTCAGTGCAATCTTCTTCAGTCGTAAAATTGCTGCTTTGGTTTTTGTGGATTCTGCCATCGTAAAGAAAGAAACCGAACGCCTCTACACCGTTAACGGTCAAATTTTCTTTGTATCGGTAGAAAGCTTCCTTGGTTCCTTCGATTTCCGGGAACACCTCGAACGAGTTACGATCGATTTAACCCACGCTCATCTTTGGGATCATTCTGCGGTTGATGCGGTGGATAAAGTGGTATTGCGCTTCCGCAAACGAGGAGTTGAAGTCGATTTGATTGGTTTGAACGAAGCAAGTGCAACGCTATTGGATCGATTGGCAATTCACGATAAACCCGATGCCTTTGAACAAATTTCGAACCATTAA
- a CDS encoding UDP-N-acetylmuramoyl-L-alanyl-D-glutamate--2,6-diaminopimelate ligase, producing the protein MKLRELLAQIPGIAAIPEHPALEMEVKGISTNSHACQPGDVFVGMPGTRVDGGEFWQSALDAGAIAAIISPQAAQKYPLTAETCVVCAKDMIQACASVATTFYDSPAQKMTTIGVTGTNGKTTTTHLIEFLLSQSQHLTALFGTLYARWQGFEQTATHTTPFAVQLQEQLAEALEAGSQYAVMEVSSHALAQGRVLGCPFDVSVFTNLTQDHLDYHETMEEYFLAKALLFRDSYLKGKAIINQDDAYGRRLIESLSPEQVWSYSVSDKSADLWTSGLRYEPNGVSGMLHTPAGSVKFRSPLVGQFNIANLLAAVGTALHLGLSLEKIAESLPSFVGVPGRMERVQVSPEQDISAIVDYAHTPDSLENLLNASRPFIQSQMICVFGCGGDRDRAKRPLMGKIAAELADVVVVTSDNPRTEDPERILKDVLEGIPNSVQPIVLSDRATAIRTAIANAKPGDGVLIAGKGHEDYQILGTEKIHFDDREQAKEALQARMSQD; encoded by the coding sequence ATGAAATTGCGCGAGTTGTTAGCTCAAATTCCTGGAATTGCAGCGATTCCCGAACATCCGGCATTGGAAATGGAAGTCAAAGGCATATCCACCAACTCCCATGCTTGTCAACCCGGAGATGTTTTTGTCGGAATGCCGGGAACGCGGGTTGATGGGGGAGAGTTCTGGCAAAGTGCGCTCGATGCGGGAGCGATTGCTGCGATTATTTCACCTCAAGCGGCGCAAAAATACCCCCTCACCGCCGAGACTTGCGTTGTTTGTGCCAAGGATATGATTCAAGCTTGCGCGTCAGTGGCAACGACGTTTTACGATTCTCCCGCGCAAAAAATGACAACGATTGGGGTGACGGGAACCAATGGCAAAACCACAACCACCCATTTGATTGAATTTTTATTGAGTCAATCCCAACACCTAACGGCACTCTTCGGGACGCTATACGCCCGCTGGCAAGGCTTCGAGCAAACGGCAACTCACACGACCCCTTTTGCAGTTCAATTGCAGGAACAGCTTGCTGAGGCACTGGAAGCGGGGAGTCAGTACGCGGTGATGGAAGTGAGTTCCCACGCACTCGCGCAAGGACGGGTTTTAGGGTGTCCCTTTGATGTGTCGGTTTTTACGAATTTGACGCAGGATCATCTGGATTACCACGAAACGATGGAAGAGTATTTTCTGGCGAAGGCACTGCTGTTCCGCGATTCTTATCTCAAGGGTAAGGCGATTATCAATCAGGATGACGCTTACGGACGGCGGTTGATTGAATCGCTTTCCCCTGAACAAGTTTGGTCTTATAGCGTTAGCGATAAAAGCGCCGATTTGTGGACGAGTGGGTTGCGCTACGAACCCAATGGGGTTAGCGGGATGTTACATACGCCTGCGGGTTCGGTGAAATTTCGTTCGCCGTTGGTGGGTCAATTTAATATTGCCAATCTTTTGGCAGCAGTGGGTACGGCACTACATTTAGGTTTGTCCTTAGAGAAAATTGCGGAATCATTGCCGAGTTTTGTTGGCGTTCCGGGACGAATGGAACGAGTGCAGGTGAGTCCCGAACAGGATATTAGCGCGATTGTGGACTACGCGCACACGCCGGATAGTTTAGAAAATTTGTTGAATGCATCGCGTCCGTTTATTCAGAGTCAGATGATTTGCGTGTTTGGTTGCGGAGGCGATCGCGATCGCGCGAAACGTCCTTTAATGGGTAAAATCGCCGCAGAACTTGCAGACGTGGTGGTCGTCACTTCAGACAACCCCCGTACAGAAGACCCAGAACGAATTTTAAAAGACGTGTTGGAAGGAATTCCCAACTCAGTGCAACCCATCGTTTTGAGCGATCGCGCGACAGCCATTCGTACCGCAATTGCCAATGCAAAACCCGGAGATGGCGTACTCATTGCCGGAAAAGGACACGAAGACTATCAAATTTTAGGAACGGAAAAAATTCACTTCGACGATCGCGAACAGGCAAAAGAAGCACTGCAAGCGAGAATGAGTCAGGATTGA
- a CDS encoding class I SAM-dependent methyltransferase produces MKPLKNWIRKRLRHALALPELEDQIREIRQFAEFLPEIKQHLMASNVPSGGFALFLEYPPSRDYRPRWGYTHPPHPELTTLFEKNRQNYIKRFEELATLKPYLVQINRDFSHERPGEPGWFGGAINAIDSALLYYFVTQTKPKIYLEIGSGVTTLFAAKAKRDHQLATQIISLDPKPRAEVNMVCDRVIREGLETADLSIFSQLQPGDIVFVDGTHRSFMNSDVTVFMLDVLPKLQPGVIVHIHDITLPFDYPPEFSQWYWNEQYILAAYLLGKGEKIEVLMPSKFMSHSLELKNAIAPLLETWPEDNHQWLEGGSLWFTHL; encoded by the coding sequence ATGAAACCTTTGAAAAACTGGATTAGAAAGCGCTTGCGCCATGCTTTAGCACTCCCCGAACTTGAAGACCAAATTCGAGAAATTCGCCAATTCGCGGAATTTTTACCCGAAATAAAACAGCACTTAATGGCTTCCAATGTTCCTTCTGGCGGGTTCGCACTATTTCTTGAATATCCTCCTTCTCGCGACTATCGACCTCGCTGGGGATATACCCATCCCCCTCACCCAGAATTAACGACTTTGTTTGAAAAAAATCGTCAGAACTATATCAAACGATTTGAAGAACTCGCCACTTTAAAACCTTATCTCGTACAAATTAATCGCGATTTTTCTCACGAACGACCGGGAGAACCCGGTTGGTTTGGCGGTGCAATTAACGCTATCGATTCTGCATTGCTTTACTATTTTGTTACTCAGACTAAACCCAAAATTTATCTCGAAATTGGTTCGGGAGTGACCACCCTTTTTGCTGCTAAAGCCAAACGCGACCATCAATTAGCCACGCAAATTATTTCCCTCGATCCAAAACCGCGTGCTGAGGTGAATATGGTCTGCGATCGAGTTATTCGAGAAGGTCTAGAAACGGCGGATCTATCAATTTTTTCTCAACTTCAACCCGGAGATATTGTGTTTGTAGACGGTACGCACCGTTCGTTTATGAATTCCGACGTAACCGTGTTTATGCTTGACGTTCTTCCCAAGCTTCAACCGGGGGTAATTGTCCACATTCACGATATTACACTTCCTTTTGATTATCCACCAGAATTTAGCCAATGGTATTGGAACGAGCAGTATATCTTAGCGGCTTATCTCTTGGGAAAGGGGGAAAAGATCGAAGTTTTGATGCCATCTAAATTCATGTCTCATAGTTTGGAATTGAAGAACGCGATCGCGCCGCTTCTAGAAACTTGGCCAGAAGACAATCACCAATGGCTTGAAGGCGGTTCCTTGTGGTTTACTCATCTTTAA
- a CDS encoding FkbM family methyltransferase, with product MKLLKGFLKTRLAKALAIPSIQSAINQLDERLQTSPIGMQYWYEENFWEPTVQLALRDLCKPSSVAFDVGANFGGLSTLISRLVGPKGVVCSFEASPRIVDKCQRNLILNGCNNTQLYHAAIYHTSHQTVSIYAGSHLNDSIYPQQNTGDTEAFEVQTLALDDFIDFTGLVPDVLKMDIEGAEFDALKGMSQTLNRAKPHLILEQQPDDSRCLDFLRQQGYRAIDLNSYREITTAQDYPEGTGIRNTLFIHQDRLLETPYQPPFQSVEIASLNPVDFQCLDGGSVAQKSPLKLNPGRYAIDVDFVAKGADNEMMCGVKTGKKVIFRYHAYTQLLASSYRDWAIHLSQPSEIQLYFDFLNETSDETFMVRGAKVYQIQGFERLEPWLYC from the coding sequence ATGAAACTTCTTAAAGGATTTTTGAAAACGCGACTGGCAAAAGCACTGGCAATTCCCTCCATTCAATCCGCCATTAACCAACTGGACGAACGGTTGCAAACCTCTCCCATTGGAATGCAGTATTGGTATGAAGAAAACTTCTGGGAACCCACAGTACAATTGGCATTGCGAGATTTGTGCAAACCGAGTAGCGTTGCCTTTGATGTGGGGGCAAATTTTGGGGGTTTATCAACTTTAATTTCTCGTTTAGTTGGGCCAAAAGGGGTTGTTTGTTCCTTTGAAGCGAGTCCAAGAATTGTGGATAAGTGTCAGCGAAATCTGATTTTAAATGGTTGTAATAATACCCAACTTTATCACGCGGCGATTTATCACACGTCTCATCAAACGGTTTCCATTTATGCGGGTTCTCATCTCAATGACAGTATTTATCCGCAGCAAAATACAGGGGATACGGAAGCGTTTGAAGTGCAAACCTTGGCGTTAGATGATTTTATTGACTTTACCGGATTGGTTCCCGATGTCCTCAAGATGGATATTGAGGGTGCGGAGTTTGATGCGTTGAAAGGAATGTCCCAAACCCTAAATCGCGCAAAACCCCATTTAATCTTAGAACAACAGCCGGACGACTCGCGCTGTCTGGATTTCCTGCGCCAACAAGGGTATCGCGCGATCGATCTCAATAGCTATCGTGAAATTACAACCGCACAGGATTATCCAGAAGGAACGGGAATCCGCAACACGCTGTTTATTCACCAAGATCGCCTCTTGGAAACTCCCTATCAACCTCCCTTCCAATCCGTTGAAATTGCTTCCCTCAATCCCGTCGATTTCCAATGTTTAGATGGCGGTTCTGTTGCGCAAAAATCGCCTTTGAAGCTCAATCCGGGACGGTACGCGATCGATGTAGATTTTGTGGCAAAGGGAGCGGATAATGAGATGATGTGCGGCGTTAAAACAGGTAAAAAAGTTATTTTTCGATATCACGCCTACACTCAGTTATTAGCCTCAAGTTATCGCGATTGGGCAATCCATCTTTCTCAACCGTCTGAGATTCAGCTTTATTTTGACTTTCTCAATGAAACCAGCGATGAAACCTTTATGGTTCGAGGTGCTAAGGTTTATCAAATTCAAGGTTTCGAGCGATTGGAACCTTGGCTTTATTGTTAG